GCAAGACCATGCTATTGGCCCATAATAAATATGACAACAAAGCAGAGAAAAATTCAATGTCAAAACTTCAACCCTGGTACCTTAAAGCTGACAaagaaatcaataaaattaagtgTGAGGCTTATTTTTCAAAGTTTGAATGATTCAACTAGTTACTCCATGTGGCACATCTACCATTAATTTTTTTGGTTCCAAGTAGCATCAACCATTGTTGTTATCAATTATTTAGATGATTTAATCCTCGCATGGACCAAATATAAGTTTTAGTCTAGCTCCAAAATTTTCCACGTGTCATGTCATGGTGGCGCAAAGTGTTGGGTTAATTTTATTTGTGGTTATACAATATAGGTGGTTATATAAGTAAAGTAACTTaactataatttatattattaaaatttttaaactttaatttgagtattattaaaaattttataatttgataTTATTCATTTGAAGATTAACTTATGATTAAATTTCACTCATTATCCCTTAACTTAGATAAGCATACCATATAAGTCTCtcataaaaatttctaaattttaatttaatatataaataatttttaatacaaaatgtgttaaataataatttaaatttgaatatatTATTTGGCAAATGTAAGAAAGAAAGACAAAAACTATATAATATCAACCCATGCAATCCATTTTTAATTAGAGTGtgaatatcattaaaataaagtaaaatagtaTATTATCAATTTTCTtccattaaaataaaatcaaagaattaAGATAAATTATATGTGAATTATTTAGACATCAacctaaaattgaattaaaaagtaatacaagtaaaaataatattattaatttttatttaaaataataatattaattatataacttttaataaaaaattaaataattgatcaattataattatttataaaaatattataccaTTTTTTAAAGTACgatttttatttcaaaataagtcaaaaataaataaatttttaaaattttaaattacctataaaagtttgaaagaaaatttatataatcataatttatgaTTTACTGTAAatacttttataaaatttttttaacaaataaattaaagtataaatttttatGATGCAAAACGAAGTTCAGGAATAACTATGATACACTCATTTAAGTTGAGAGACAGTAAGTGAAATTTAGTCATTAGTTAACCTACATATTGATATAGTAAGTCACATGGATTTTAAtacattaaaattgaaattaaggtATTTTTATTACACAAATTAATTGCTTTTTCTTTGCATTTTTTGCTCTTTCTTCTTTTTTCATCTGAGGAGGCCGACCTCTATGTGATTGCTGTTCAGTGATTCCCTCTACCCCCTTTGGGCCGAGAGAACCTCCATCCCTGTCCAATACGTAGGTTGTGTCCTCTCCTCTTCCGGATGAGGTTTTGTTTATAAATAAGGTTTTGAGTGGAGTTTTTGGCAGTAGACCATTATTAATTAGCAAGGACGTCTTGTTAGTCTAGTATGTTGGGTTTTGCTTCTTTGGTTGGATTTCTTGAATGCAAGAGATTGTTTTATATGTGTGATATTTTTGCGCTAGGAGAGGAACACATTTTTAGAATAATGACATCTCAAGGGTCCTTAGTCGGGTTCGCCTTCATAGCCAACCCTCAAGGCTTTCATTGCCATTTTGAGCTCTGCCTCATCATCCTCCATGAGCTGTTGACCTTACCTGCAATGGTGATCTGGGTTACACGATCTTCTTCTCTTTGTTGCTTCATGTCTTTTCTTTTGCATTGCTTGATCTTGCCGTTTGTGGGTTTATCGATTAGGCAATGGTTTTGCTAGGACTTCCTCAGGATTCGTCATTGTTTTGTTATCCTCGATTTGGAAGGGCTTTGCCCCTATGATCCACTTGATCATTGTTTCTTCCCCAAACGGTGTTGCAACATTCAATTTGTGGTTCAACCTATTTTCATTTGGGTTACCTTAATAGATTAATTAGGGTTTAGTTATCTAATGGGGCTTCGGCTCTTATCTTTTAAGTCTCTTTGTTGCTTTGTAGATTGGACTACTTTTGATGGGCCTATTATTGTATAACCCcttctttttattaattaaactttatattctgaggcaaaaaaaaaatattatacaaattaaAGTTGGACATCATTGATACAATCAGCAGATTGAGGGACAAGTGGTGAAAATAGCCCATATTTGAGAGTAAGCACTGGTGTCTGGTCTTCCATGTCTCATGCCTTATGTATTGGTAAATCCTATCTACTGCAATTACACTGTCATGTTTGGTATGATATAATCaaagttataatataattatgattatattgcatTTTTTATTATGTTGTTTGGTACAAAAGAATTTGACATAATAGAATgacaattatataatataatcaattataCTAAAAGTAACATAATGATCAttacatataaaattaaataaaatcatgATTACttattttgatcttttttttttatatatattgtcAATACTGCCACCACCAttaccactaccaccaccaccatttTGTTACCACCATCGCTATCACCGCTACCACCATTATTGCCACTTAGCTACTATCACTTATACTACCACTTAGCCACTACCACCACTACTATCTCATCTTGCCACCACCACCATCTAACTATCGTTGTCACTGTCACTACCACCACTTAGCCACCACTACGACTCAACTACCAATCACTAGCACTAGCACCATTATCATCACTTAGTCGTTATCATTTCTATCATCAATTAGCCATTACCACCACTGCTATTTCACCTTGCCACCACCACCATTTAATTATCATTGTCACCATCACCACCCCCACTGCCACTTGATTACTAATCATTTCAACCATTAATACTtattattaacactataaatgaagtaaatattaattaaaaattattattgtatTACACTATTTAGATTTTTATTTTGCAACCAAACACAGGAATGTAATAACAATTATATTACATTAAAACTTTGATTgcattatataattaattgtatTATATTGCACTATGCTTTATCAAACATAACCATGCGATTGTCTTAATCAGTGGAACTATCATCAAAAGTGTAGTTAGTTTCTTTCCATTAATTAGGCCAAATTACAAGAAAAATTTGCTAAATTTGTGCTACGtgtatcaattttaatcatatgcTTTGATTTtgttaattatcaattttaaactTCCAATTTGCTATATTTTCCAATAATTCTTGGGAACATCCTCATTTCTATCACTATTCAAGAAGTATTTCCTGCAAGATACAAATTATGAATCATGTGAAAACGCTTCCCATTATATTGCTGATTGTCTTTATGCATCAattttgcacttcactagacaccataACCATTAACCAACCCATTGTAGATGGAGACGTTATAGTTTCTACAGGGGAAACCTTTGCACTTGGTTTTTTCAGTCCAGGTAAATCGAGCTACCGTTATCTTGGAATTTGGTACAACAAAATTTCCGAAAAAACAGTTGTTTGGGTCGCAAATCGGGATTCTCCTATCAATGATAAATCTGGTGTCCTCTCAATCACCAGTCACGGAAACCTTGTCCTTAGCAGCAGAAACCAAACGACTCCCCTATGGTTCACAAACGTTTCGGCTTTGCCAACAAACAATTGTGTAGCTCAACTCTTAGATTCGGGAAATCTTGTATTGTTTCACAGCGGAAGTACCATATGGCAGAGCTTTGAACACCCGACAAATAATTTGCTTCCCAACGCAAAATTCGGGCTAGACAGAAGAAAAGGTCTGAACTGGTTCCTAACATCCTGGAAATCTTCAGATGATCCTGGTACTGGCAATTTCTCGTTTAGAATCAACCCTGAAGGTTATCCGCAAGCTTTCATATACAAGGGTCATGTTCCAAAATGGAGGGGTGGTCATTGGAATGGCGTTAGATGGTCTGGAATACCTAAAATGCAGGGAGTTACATTTATCTTCAACTACAGCTATGTGAACAATGAAAATGAGATTTCCTTCTCGTGGAACACTGCATATGGCTCAATCTTGACAACAGCAGTGCTGAATGAGTCCGGCATTTTCCAACGGTCCAAATGGCATGAGAACGAAGGTCGATGGGAAGAGTTCTCGTCTGCGCCCAAGGACCAGTGTGACAGCTTTGGATTATGTGGAGCCTATGGTAACTGTGTTCGGTACAATGATGAAATCAACTGCACTTGTCTTCCCGGGTACCAGCCCAAATCACCTCAACAATGGCATCGGAAAGATGGGTCAGTCGGGTGCGTTAGGAAGAATCAGACGGCACCCTGCAGAAACGGTGAAGGATTCGTAGAGGTGGCAAATGTGAAGGCTCCGGATACTTCAGTTGCCCGTGTATCGGCAAATTTGGATATGAAAGCTTGTAAAAATGAGTGCTTGAGGAATTGTTCATGCACTGCATATGCAAGTCTAGGTACGACAGAAGGAAGTGGATGTTTGACATGGTATGGTGATTTGCTAGATACAAGAGTATTTACAGAAGGTGGACAAAGTATATATGTGCGTGTGGATGCACTTGAGTTAGGTATCTTCAAGCAAACTGTCATTAGAAATTCGGgttctttttttctatttattttgttGATGATATGCTTAAATCTATTCTTCTGCTAACTCTAGATGAATGGTTGACTATCATATTAATAGGTGCAGTGTTTCTTTTGTCGTCTTCCCTTTCAGCTCAATATGCAAATAAGCGCAAGGACCTTCTTGCAAGGAAAGGGATATTGGTAATTATGATACTGTCCGTAGCTACAGCAGTTTCCTCTCTTGTTCTTTTCTCATACTGCTTGGTGAGGAGGCAGAGGAGATTATGTAAGCAAATAATTAAATTGCTTTCAGATAGTTTCCTATTTCCTTGTTATTTTTCGCTTTAATAATCGTCAAACTACAATTTATGAATTCAAAATGCTTGATGACAAAAAGTTTAGAAACTATTTCCTGGATTTGGTTGCCAAGAAAGTGAAAGAATGGATATAAAAGATTATTACATCCAATTCTAATTAGTTTAAAACTGAGACCTAGTTGACACATGTTcagcttcttcttctttctttttcttttttctccttttttttttcctttgtaagcaattcattttattaataaaaaaatagccAAAGAAAAACTTAGCATTAGGACATCGACTAACCCAAAATGGACAACAATGCTAGTAAATCTCATCTCTAATTATCCGTTTTCGTTCTACATACAGCACAAAATGGGCAACATGAAATGTTTATCTGTAGTTCTAGTACTCTCCCAGATGATCATCCAAGGGAAAAGGAGCTTGACAGATCTGGAAGTGATCCACATTTACCTTTCTTCGATATAGACACAATAGTTGAAGCAACTGACAATTTTTCCAACAAACTTGGAGAAGGTGGTTTTGGCTCAGTGTATAAGGTAGTATCCCATGAAAAGTAAAATTGTCAACTCCTTCATAAAATTTAATGTGAATATTTGGCAAGTCACAATTTTAGTACTGTAGTGTGATATATGCGGCCATGGTAGCACGTCTGTGAAATAAGTCTAGAAATGTACTTTCAGGGTCAACTATCAAATGGACAAGAAATAGCAGTGAAAAGATTATCTAAACAGTCAGGACAGGGGATAAAAGAATTCATGAATGAAGTACAGTTGATATCAAAACTCCAGCACAGAAACCTTGTCAGGCTTTTTGGTTGTTGCATTCATAAAGAAGATAAGATGCTAATCTATGAATATTTACCAAACAAAAGCTTGGACTACTTCATCTTTGGTATGGCTCTCCTTCTATTTGCTTTCACCCATCTTTAATTTGCACTTCTTTCCATAATTCCTGTAATCTAAGGATCTCCAAAACTCAAATTGACTATAGAAAAGTCAAGGAAGCAACTATTGGACTGGAAAAAgcgttttgaaattatttttggggtAGCTCGAGGAGTTTTATATCTACATCAAGATTCAAGATTAAAAATCATCCATAGGGATTTGAAAGCAAGCAATATTCTATTAGATGCTTCAATGGAGCCAAAAATTTCAGACTTTGGGTTGGCTAAATTGTTCAAGGAACATCAAATTGAAGCCATTACAAAGCAAGTGGTTGGAACATAGTAAGTTACTTAACTCCAACACCATCTCCCTGCTTGGAAACATTAAAAGGTCACAAACCACCAATAAATTGTTTCTTTTTATCTACTTGTAGTGGCTATATGTCTCCGGAATATGCAATGGATGGTCTATATTCTGTAAAATCTGATGTCTTCAGCTATGGTGTCTTAATACTAGAGATCATAAGTGGCAAGAAAAACACCGAGTATGACAAAGAAAGCCCTTCTCTGAATTTGATAGGGAACGTAAGTTGATAGACATATCTTTCTTAAGATTAATTTCCTATTAGATTCACTACTAAAGTAGTAAATGATTTCCTCAACTATGTTTCAGGTTTGGAAGCTATGGAGGGAAGGAAAAGGCTTGGACATAGTTGATTATTCATTGTTGGAACATTCATACCcttgtgaagaaattttgagaTGCATTCAGATTGGACTTCTATGCATTCAGGAACACCCAGCTGATCGGCCAACCATGCTTGAAGTTGTGTTCATGTTAGGCAATGAAACAAGTCTTCCTTCTCCTAAAAAACCAGCATTTGTTTTCCGAACTCAAAGTGGGCAAGAATCTTTAATAACTAGAGGAGAAGTGTGTTCTATAAATGATTGCACAATTACTATGATTGAAGGTCGATGAAATTCTAGTAGGATTTTTGACGGAGAAAGGGTCACGTATGTAAATTCTTTGGATCAAACATGTTGTCAATCTTGCAATGGACGAGGCCTTAAGGTCGAACCATATAAATCTTATCtccatttttcttctcttttgtaTATTGTGTGTTTATGCGATTGTATAAGAGATACAGATATACAAGTGGATAGATATAAAACAGTCTTATCACATTTTAACTGTGATTGTAATTATATTGAATTCTGCGTGATTTTTAAGTTTGTGCCAATATATTTTTAGACCCAACCAAGTCTGTTTGGGATTTTCAGAAATCCTCCGTCAAAGGAGGGTTTTGAATTTGCATTCCAGTTGTCTCCTTTCTTTTTAAGTTCAATGTTGCTCTTAAAATAGATGAAAGAGACAAATTCAGGTGAGGTAGAGGCTTCATTATGAATGCAAATGGAAGAGAAATGATGGTAGTAAGAGGATTACCGGTTGAGGACGGAATTTGACCGGGGAGCACAACTCATGAGAGAGGTCAGAGAAGAGACTGGCTGGCTTTGATTCTTCAGTCCAGGACAGACCATTTTCCGGTCGGACTTCTCCAGAGTCCTGAGGACAGGGAAACTTTGACCAGGGATTTCTCCAGCTGTGGACTGGATGCAAATTGCCATGTTTAAAAAGAATTCGGACAATATAATTGATAATGGACTTCTCACTAGCTCTTATAACGAAGAATTCTTTGAGCTTTTTGTGACTGAAACTATTAATTTTCAAAATCCAGGTGGATCCAAGCTCAATATATGAGGCTTGGGATCCGTAATAAGCAAGCAGTTTGCACTATTACAATATTGTTCTTTAGAGACACATATCTTCagacaaataaaatatttattgctAATAACTTCTATTTGAGGTAAAATTTTGTTAGtctctaaatattatattatttatttctaatgACTCATTTTTTTTAGACAAAAacttattagtctctaaatattatagtgatttgtttctaataattaattttttgaggTACAAACTTATTGTATCTAAATGTATaatcatttatttataataattaatttttagaggcaaaacttattagtctctaaatgttatattatttatttttaataattaattttttgagaCAAAACTTATTAATCtctaaatgttatattatttgtttctaattcattaagattaactttatttatataagaagttttaatttttttttttaatttgtcactaaaaaattccttttttttcatattaaaaaaattgtaacaactaattaaacacacagtcattcactctctctctctctctctctctctctctctctctctctctctctatatatatatatatatatataaggtgcTTTAAGTATATATAGATTATATTTAGTCAAATAAAAaagtgattttaaaaattaaacatgtaaATATTGACAcctatattgtattatgtttgtttgtattaaaattaatatatatatatatatatatatatatatatatatatatatattctacaaAATTAATGCTTTTAATTAATATGTTGTTATTAATCATTTAGCTAACAagtgttattaattttttaagaaaaaaactcaaaattttgataaaaatatttttaccaTTATACTACAAATATTTTGAtaatttgaatttattaattatacatattaatatatttattttttatttattatttttaattaaatttgttcttaaaatatatataagtactaaaataaataaaatactttttttttctattttgaagTGTACGTCAAGGCCCAGTCAAATCCCAATAAGATAGTTCAAGGCTACAATGGCAGCAAAACCATGCTTTGACCATCCCACAAACACTATGCTTTCTTCTATGAAACTTGGGAACTGGTCTTAACTGGTCTCTAATGTTTTGAAAGTTCGCAAATGATCCAGGAATTGGGGACTGGTCTTACCAGTTTAGACCATAGCTATGCTTTCTTCTATGAAACTTGGGAACTGGTCTTAACTTGTCTCTAATGTCTTGGAAGTTCGCAAATGATCCAGGAACTGGGGAATGGTCTTACTAGTTAAGACCATAGCCATGCTTTCTTCTATGAAACTTGGGAACTGGTCTTTATTAAGGAAAGTTGACAGCCAATctcctaaattatagtcattcaaTTATACAATCCCATTTCAGAGGGATTCTGTTGTAACATTTCCATGTATACAGGGATTTGATTTAGCAAGTTAATCATTGTAATCTATATATATTTGTTGACAATGGCAATCAAAGATGATGAGCCAATTACAAATCATTTGTGCATCTTTTTATGGTATTAGAGCAGCAAATCACGGTTTaaacacct
The sequence above is a segment of the Hevea brasiliensis isolate MT/VB/25A 57/8 chromosome 11, ASM3005281v1, whole genome shotgun sequence genome. Coding sequences within it:
- the LOC131170661 gene encoding G-type lectin S-receptor-like serine/threonine-protein kinase RKS1 isoform X2, coding for MNHVKTLPIILLIVFMHQFCTSLDTITINQPIVDGDVIVSTGETFALGFFSPGKSSYRYLGIWYNKISEKTVVWVANRDSPINDKSGVLSITSHGNLVLSSRNQTTPLWFTNVSALPTNNCVAQLLDSGNLVLFHSGSTIWQSFEHPTNNLLPNAKFGLDRRKGLNWFLTSWKSSDDPGTGNFSFRINPEGYPQAFIYKGHVPKWRGGHWNGVRWSGIPKMQGVTFIFNYSYVNNENEISFSWNTAYGSILTTAVLNESGIFQRSKWHENEGRWEEFSSAPKDQCDSFGLCGAYGNCVRYNDEINCTCLPGYQPKSPQQWHRKDGSVGCVRKNQTAPCRNGEGFVEVANVKAPDTSVARVSANLDMKACKNECLRNCSCTAYASLGTTEGSGCLTWYGDLLDTRVFTEGGQSIYVRVDALELAQYANKRKDLLARKGILVIMILSVATAVSSLVLFSYCLVRRQRRLSQNGQHEMFICSSSTLPDDHPREKELDRSGSDPHLPFFDIDTIVEATDNFSNKLGEGGFGSVYKGQLSNGQEIAVKRLSKQSGQGIKEFMNEVQLISKLQHRNLVRLFGCCIHKEDKMLIYEYLPNKSLDYFIFEKSRKQLLDWKKRFEIIFGVARGVLYLHQDSRLKIIHRDLKASNILLDASMEPKISDFGLAKLFKEHQIEAITKQVVGT
- the LOC131170661 gene encoding G-type lectin S-receptor-like serine/threonine-protein kinase RKS1 isoform X1, whose protein sequence is MNHVKTLPIILLIVFMHQFCTSLDTITINQPIVDGDVIVSTGETFALGFFSPGKSSYRYLGIWYNKISEKTVVWVANRDSPINDKSGVLSITSHGNLVLSSRNQTTPLWFTNVSALPTNNCVAQLLDSGNLVLFHSGSTIWQSFEHPTNNLLPNAKFGLDRRKGLNWFLTSWKSSDDPGTGNFSFRINPEGYPQAFIYKGHVPKWRGGHWNGVRWSGIPKMQGVTFIFNYSYVNNENEISFSWNTAYGSILTTAVLNESGIFQRSKWHENEGRWEEFSSAPKDQCDSFGLCGAYGNCVRYNDEINCTCLPGYQPKSPQQWHRKDGSVGCVRKNQTAPCRNGEGFVEVANVKAPDTSVARVSANLDMKACKNECLRNCSCTAYASLGTTEGSGCLTWYGDLLDTRVFTEGGQSIYVRVDALELAQYANKRKDLLARKGILVIMILSVATAVSSLVLFSYCLVRRQRRLSQNGQHEMFICSSSTLPDDHPREKELDRSGSDPHLPFFDIDTIVEATDNFSNKLGEGGFGSVYKGQLSNGQEIAVKRLSKQSGQGIKEFMNEVQLISKLQHRNLVRLFGCCIHKEDKMLIYEYLPNKSLDYFIFEKSRKQLLDWKKRFEIIFGVARGVLYLHQDSRLKIIHRDLKASNILLDASMEPKISDFGLAKLFKEHQIEAITKQVVGTYGYMSPEYAMDGLYSVKSDVFSYGVLILEIISGKKNTEYDKESPSLNLIGNVWKLWREGKGLDIVDYSLLEHSYPCEEILRCIQIGLLCIQEHPADRPTMLEVVFMLGNETSLPSPKKPAFVFRTQSGQESLITRGEVCSINDCTITMIEGR